CGAACAATAGATTTTGTAGAAATCTGAGATTCGGATTGCAGGGAATTTGAGATCACTTTTATCGAATCAGGAATCATTGGTTCTGATTCTGATTCATCTAATTTTCATGTTTCACGCTGCGCTGATTTTATTAGCCTCCGATATTGCTCGGTATCTGCTAGTGCCGCTGCTGGTGCTGCAGCAGTTGCTGGTAccggtgctggtgctggtactgTTGTATCAAATATGGATTTTGTAATTGACTCGTCGTAAATCACATTTCCTTCGTAATCCAgatttttcatcaataaattACAATAATTGTCACCGCGGTAACAACCGCGCGCGCGTGCGTTCGAAGGACACTTAGAAACATGGACGTCACGCAATATACAACAAACCACTTTCATTATTGAGCATCAATTTGAATATTCGCACAGAAAAATATGTCTTATGAAATCTCGTGGACATTCTGTGGTCAGTTGCTCTGAAGTTGTTTAACAGTTAACCATTTACCAGTGGACAGATCATTGTTGCATATACTTTCTGTAGTTACTGAGCGTTGAGCAGTAAAGAAAGTGAGGGTTGAGTTCATGAGGCTTGTTTTAAATCCTGCGTGGTTTTAAATAATTGAATGAACTTATTGAATTATATCTGATATAATTACGAAAAAACGAGggaatgtttttcgatatttagttTCGCAACTAATCGGATATTTTAGACACACGGGCTCTGAATTGATACGATGCAGATATTTGATGCGATACACGGGTCTCTTGTTTTAAATCTTATTAGTATTCATTGGTGTATCATGTTGCGATACGGTACTGACAGCGGCCGGTGTAGTAGTAATAGTTCGTGCAATTCAATTCCTTGCGTTCTGATGACAACTCAGCCGTCTGTTGTTTCATAGCTCATACATAGTGTATACAACCCATTCAGTCTAAACCTCGATTACCTGAAAACTCTTCAAAATtgtcaaattattttcaaagatcTTGAATTTCGTCTGATTTGGACAAATTACTTTGAAAATTCCTTTAATTTTGGGAAAAATCTTCAAAAAGATATTCCAAAGTCACTGTATTACTGTGTCAATGACAGGTTGGTTCCAGTAGAGAACCTGCTTACACTTGACAGCGTAGAATACTTGATATAAAACCTCTACAAATTTTGATGTTTGCTccttgaatattttgaaaaagtcaTTGAATTCTGGATTGACGTGATAGTATGAACCCTATGAGCTTTATAataatttacataaaatcGTATCTCAGTCTGTTATCGTGAAATAGACCGATGATTTTCATAGTagtacagggtggccactaaCCTGGACATCAGAGagaattgtttttcttttctttaagaaaaatatgttgagattgctagatcgcacgttaaatcaaacagtttccgtcaATCAGTCtttgtatttgactgtgttaattgattgaattcttagcagatccaatcagggaaaacaacgtgtgcatgtcagggaatagtcagggaaaagtATCCACCCAGTAGTATGTTCAGAACAGTagtcatttatcaaataaaaacccactgtAGATTTgtataaaaagtttattttctaacGGTTTCATCTTCAgaggaacaaaaaaaaattatgaaaaattctCAGTAGTCTTTTATCTTGTATGATATTTATGTGTTGTTCTATTTCTAGGCGTGCAATGAATTCACTACTCACGTCGTGAATTTACTTCGCGAGCAAAGTCGTACCCGTCCGATTGCCCCGAAAGAAATAGAACGTATGGTCAGTATTATACGCAAGAAATTCGCCGCCATAGAAATGCAGCTAAAACAGAGCACGTGTGAAGCGGTAATGATTCTACGGTCACGGTTTTTAGACGCTCGGTACGTACGCGATTAAAACAACCCTTTCACCGTCGAGGGCTGATAAAACATGCCATGTATGCAAATTCATCGGATTCAAAACTAAGTTTAAATGCGAGTTTCATGTTTCAAGAAAttcttgaaaatgaatcacCATCAATAAAGCTCTTTATCCACGTTGTGACAATGATATAAAAACCCTTCaaaagtctgaaaatgtttccatgagctaataatagtttattcaaagttttgaccatatcctaatagtccagtattcctgaagatgactatttggTCGTAGTCGACATGTTGAATAGACTACTCCTAACTCGAAAGGGAACATTTTGGGACttgttaattattttcattagtatAGTGACATTCTCTCTATATTAAATTGAatcgttttaaatcttttaaatttgcgTATCATGAGTTTCAATCTAATCATCTGTTCTCGACATCTGACTGGATCAGTGATTATAAGGTATATTATATAGTTATTGtatttattgtattgtttttcaCAGACGTAAGAGAAGAAACTTCAATAAACAAGCGACGGAAATATTGAACGAATATTTCTACTCACATCTCAGTAACCCGTATCCGAGTGAGGAGGCGAAGGAGGAACTGGCGAGGAAATGTGGACTCACTGTCTCACAGGTTAGTAATGTGTTTCATTCTCACCAGGTGGCACCGCCGCcaatattaaaattagaaaagtctgaacaattaaacatcaaaattagagagaaatattgataagTCTCAAATGTCGTAAAATTGGAgaaacaaatgttttaagagCGTCAAATGTCGCCAAAATTAGATGTCAAAATTGGAGAAACAATGTCACCAAAATAAGAAGTTAAACTTAGGAAAAAGTCTCTTTGCATAATATCATAACTAGAAATCATTCggaaaaaaattgaacttGTTTTCGGACTAATAAATAATACAACATAATAAATACATCATCTATTTGATGAGACGGATATTAGTTAGTCTATCTCTGAGGGTTTTAACTGAGCCTGTTGTTTAACGCTGTATCAATCATACTGTGAATTTCATGTTTCcgttaaatgatttaactTTCAGTAATTGGTTACCAAGCCGATGAATTTATGCTGTTTTTTAactgtttttaattctatctctGCTTCTTGTATCTGCTTCTTGTATCCTCTAAAGAAATCTTCCAAACCTTATGACCCTTTTCCGATCTGATGATCGGCCATCAAATATTACTCTTAAAACCACAGTTGAAGGGTTGATATATGTCATGTCAACGACTGAGCCTCACaagatatttgtattcaatctgGTACAATCCATATTGCTGAAATCTGGGAGTAGAACTCTGACAGAACCATTACATGGAGGTGTTGTACAGTAACAGAACCTAGGAGATGTTTTACCCTAACAGTACCAGGGAGGTGTGGTTCCCTGAGGAACCAGGGAGGTGTGGTACCCTGACAGAACCTAAGAGGTGTGGTTCCCTGACAGAACCTAAGAGGTGTGGTTCCCCGAGGAACCAGGGAGGTGTGGTTCCCTGAGGAACCAGGGAGGTGTGGTTCCCCGAGGAACCAGGGAAGTGAGGTACCCCGATGTGAAACGAGTAGTAGGAGGTATGGTTCCCTGACAGAACCATTACATGGAGGTATTGTACCGTAACAGAACCTAGGAGATGTTTTACCCTAATAGTACCAGCAGGGAGGTGTGGTACCCTGACAGAACCTAAGAGATGTGGTTCCCCGAGGAAACAGGGAAGTGAGGTACCCCGATATGAAACGAGTATTAGGAGGTTTGGTTCCCTGACAGAACCTAAGAGGTGTGGTACCCTGACAGAACCTAAGAGATGTGGTTCCCCGAGGAACCAGGGAATTGAGGTACCCCGATATGAAACGAGTGTTAGGAGGTTTGGTTCCCAGACGGAACCTAAGAGGTGTGGTACCCTGACAGAACCTAAGAGATGTGGTTCCCCGAGGAACCAGGGAAGTGAGGTACCCTGACAGAACCTAAGAGATGTGGTTCCCCGAGGAACCAGGGAATTGAGGTACCCCGATATGAAACGAGTATTAGGAGGTTTGGTTCCCTGACGGAACCTAAGAAGTGCTGCAACTATAGAAAAGTTGTGAGAGTTAAGCGGAGTAAACACAGACTGATACAGACTGGGTGTAAATCAGTTTACTTTCTTATAATGTAGGTTTGTAATTGGTTTGGAAACAAACGTATTCGCTACAAGAAGAACGTGTCCAAGGGGCACGAAGAGCCTCATCCGTCATTTCTGAATCAGGCCGCGGAATCCCCAGCAAGCTCACAAGGTTCTTTCCCATTTTTACACTTTCGCCTAACATTGTTTTGTgccatgttgtttattttctcaCGTGTAGGTGTCTAATTGGTTCGGCAACAAACGAATCCGTTACAAGAAGACATTGTCGAAGTCGGGCGGTGGCGGTGGCGACGACGTCAACTTGTTCGCCGAGCAGACGGTCGTTGAAACATCGTCCGGACACAGCGTTCCACCCAGCGTTCCACACAGCGTTCCACCCACAGGTTAAATTATTTACAAGCACGACAATTGATcgttttgaatgattttgtCTCCCAATGTAGGTGTCTAATTGGTTCGGCAACAAACGCATTCGTTACAAGAAGAATATCGGCAAGGCCCAGGAGGAAGCGAATCTTTACGCGGCTAAAACAGCGGCAGCCGCGGCCGCTCAACAGGGCCCTCCAGACGGGGGGATATCAGGTTGGGAACGAGTCTTCATTTTCATACGAGTAGTTCTGTCTGTCCACCATTTCATCGGGGTCAAAATTTGGCGAACCCGGGTCCACCAAATTCACGATCGCACGCGCTGATGAGCAATGGCGTCGGTATATCAGccacgccccctggtggtgtTGGCTGGAACCACGTGTTTGAAATAATGTCGGTATGTCCGCCACGCCCctgatggtggtggtggtggtggtggtggctAGAACAACGCGTTTGAAATAACAACGCGGTTATATACAccacgccccctggtgacagTGGCTCGAACCACGCTTGCTCTCGGTGTCAGCGATTTCAAATTCAGGGCTACTGTCGAAATAGACAATAATAATCTGGTATCCCCACCAATAATCTGGTGATGTCCGCGATATTTTTTCtcgacattttttttcatccgCGGATCGCGTCCTATAAATAGTGCCGCCTTCATTCAGGGCCATCAACGATTCAatcatattttcagttttctcgcACAACTGCAACAAGAACCagtacaaaaatatatatctatatattaatatatatatatgagaaTTCCGTTCGTTTAtggatgaatgaatttttaatcCCTTGACATGATGTACAAGCAGAACTGAATAGAAGAAATCTTTTACCGTTCAACCGCCTTTTGATTctcgtttgaaaatttgagaaaagaaAACCACAAACGACCGACCGCGAACACgtcgaaaacgttttcgaaACGCTTTACAGAATTCGTTCAAATCGCATCATCGTGTTGTCAGTTCCGcttctatttatttttttcctcTTTCAATTCTGCATTTTATGACGACTTTGTCGTcgctttttatcaatttttcctGTCGaagtattttttcattttcttcaaaaattttcGCAATTTACGATAACGTTTGTACAAACACGGGTCGAGACTCTCgagttgttgaatggtttaAGGTTTTTTGTATCAGAAGCATGCTTTGTATATTATCGTCCGTAATCAGCTTCATGTGTTTGTGATAAACGACGTTaagaaattaagaaaaaaaaacttttgtgAAAATAagagaataaaaaatatatatttttaagaatgaaatgaagttttttGTGTGTTATATCGTAATATCGTGAAATTTGTATATGAACTGTAGAAATAATAAGTCTGATGTTATTTTGCTTAAACGATGCATGTGCTGATTAACTAaataatacagtagactcatcTTTACTGGATTCAGATTGAttagtaaatatttcaccgagttcaCAATCAGGGtgcacagttccacagttgtgagttaggagttgaaattagttcaatgAGTTAATTCTGAttagtcaaatcttaacgCACAACTTCGGAACTGTATCCAGGAAAATTGATAAAAGTTTTTCCAAAATAAATCTGGCCCCAGCTTTACAGTAaaaattttaaagaaaacTTATCAGAGAATTgtggaattgaaaatgaaaagtttgtTGTGGAGTTGTTTTTTTGACCTGTACCGAGTAACCCGGAGTCTGCTGTAGTATAGAATAATGTAAGTGGTAAACGTTAAACGTTTATTGAATGTTTTACATTTTGATTGTTAACAGGTGGTTATGGAATGCCAGTCGGTAGTCAGGCTCCGATGTATATGAATCTGAACGGGGATAATTATCAGACCGGTCCGTCTGTCGGTGATAACGTACAGTCACAGGTAATGTACACTGCACATACACCGATATACATCAAATAATCAGGGCCATAGTTATGAGTTTCAGGATCAGCCCCCCCCCCAGGTCCTGTTTTGGACCTCGGCCCCCGGGTACTGTTTTGGGCCTCGCCCCCaacagcccccccccccccccgggtcCTGTTTGGGCCTGGTTGAATCATTAGCGAATCTCTGAATTGTGCTCACTTTGCAGGTGAACCCGATTCGTTCGGTGATATCACAGACTGGTGGTTATGGTTCAGATGGACTCCCGACTTCAGCCGCTATGTTCGACCAACACTTACAACAGGTATAGTTAGCCCATTATTCTCCGCACAGTTCAAGGTCATTTCTAATCGACCCTAAATCTTTAATCGTTCGTTGTATTTTATCACAGAGCGCaggatttttaaaaatcaaagtttttttAATCTTTATCCACTTTTTTTAAAGGTTTACTTTcgattattgtaaaattttcttttttcgaaCGGATGTTTTCTAAACTGGGTTCATTACGGGCATTGAACgacagaaattgaaaatgaagagcgcgtagaaaatgtaaaaagttGGTAAATGAGGGGCGGGTATCCTGGTCGTTTAACTGAGAACAATGCATTAGTTGTAGTGGGTTTGTTTTGATTCGGATTTCTCGTAATTTGTATCTGTATATGTTGACGATGTAATGAACCCAGTTAAACGGACACCCGggtgacgacgacgacgaagatCTGATCGTCTCACAAATCATTCTTATGTAACAACAACGTTTTATTATCAGCAGGTCACTGCACAATGCATGCCACCACATGGTTATAACACCACTGATCTGGTAGGTGAAAAACAGCGATGCATCTCTGTAGCGGGAAAGGTCATTGAAGGTCACACGGCTTGCAAAAAACTACCTTTGACGACGATGAATACGGGGGTGGGGGGGAGGAGGGAGCGGGGACGAGGGGTAGATCGTATAAATTTCGTTCAGCTAAAATGGATTATTGTAGAACGAAATTTTAAACGCTCACTAATAACACTTTCTATTCCCTATTTTGTTTAAACAGGCGCGTGACAAATTGTTCATGATATATGCAGGTTAGAGTAGAATGTTTGGTGAGGGAACTTTGATTGTCTTCAGCTAATCTCTCGTATGTTTTGAGTTCGTGTTTCGGTTCTCGGGGCtctggcagggattcgaacctgatctTACGAACCCACACATTCACTGTCTCATATATCTACTGTTAAATGTCTCTTATCGCAATAAAGAATATACGTCGATCGagagatgatgaaataaaggaTGTTTTTTAGCCGTGGGACCATATTTGACAGTATGTCGTGTATAGGAAACACCATTGAAGCTATGGTAGCATCCATGTGAATATAGACTCTTACTAAAAACACATCGGCTTACATCGTCGATTCCTCAAAtatcatcttcagttgatgatgtcatagtggGATTTATGGTGGCAGCCATGTTTTTGTGAGTGTCTATAGGTGGCTCTTATGTCTAGTTGTGTGTTTAGTGAAGCCTAGCTCTCTCTTTCTCTatcttcctctctccctctctgtctATTTCTACCTCGTAGTTCATCCTATTGTCTCCGGATTGAGGACTGACTGGTGTCTCCTCCACTGACATCTAAACCTTCAGAACGATGTCATTCATCGCGAGCGTTTAATGAAGCTTCTATTTGTAGAATGCTTCCGTAagaattgtgaaaatattgtattttaaaaTAGAGCGAAATTGCGGTATTTGAAAACTCTAAATTTCAGAATTGaagatttttcttttcactCGCAATTCGAGCATAATTTACGCAGTTGATAaaagatgtttgaaatatgtaTGTAACGCGTTGTCTGGTAATTCAGTATAAAATCCTCACTTAATCTCACTCTATCAGTTCAAATAGGTAGTGAATAGTGCTTCAATTTGTGTGGTTGTCGCTTTTAGAATTTTGTCAGTCCGGTTCTAACTTTATGTGGCCTCACATATTTGGTCGATGGGTCTGAAAACTGAAATCCCCCGTTCATCTGTCTCGATGTTGAAATTTCCCTCTCCTCGATCCATTGTGGCCGCTTTCTAGCCGTTGCCATGGTAACTATTATATATTCCGATAGAGAAGACGTGCGCGCCCGTAGAAAGGTCTCGCGACTGAAATAAATAGCGAATAATTTGAATGGAAAATTTTGCGCATATATTCTTATCGATTAAACTTACTTTATGGTGATATGTTTTGGTGAATACGAAGTTTGAGGATGATTTGATGttcgattttaatgaaatgtgATCGATCGATTCTCTCAGAATTGGTAGAAATATGATATAGCATTAAACTTATGCTTAATTTCGATCACGGTTTAAAGAGAATAtgatatgattattatatctTTGTATTGAATATGTGTGTAATGTATTTGAATGTTCACGGTTGCCTTTCATTATGAATAACTGGTGAGGCCGAGGCTGAGAAAGACGCGTGATACCCTTAATGAGACATGATTCATCATACTGCTGCCATATCAATAAAACGTCCTTGAATATTGGTCTGATATCTCGATAGATTACTATTGGCTTACTTCTTTATTCGTCGAGGTTGGCAACTCTGTTTGAAATAAGAGTTCTTCAGATGTCAGTCCCGTAGAACTGTGAAAATCCATAGACAATCGACTGTAAAAgtgaataatttctatttatctGTACTAAGGGTGAAAAAGAAGATTTCTTAGATAGAATGAATCATAGatcatgaatttgaatttttttgaagtttttcagTAGAATTTTCAGTACCCTAACTAAAATACATCTATTCTACTGAAGCGAAAAAGAAGATTTTCTATCTAAGAAATCTTCTTTTTCGCTTCAGTAGAATAGATGTATTTTAGTTAGGGTTGTTTTAGTATATACAGTCAGTGTTACGCACCTTTGACTGTGGTTTTTGATACAACAGAGATTGATAAGTCATAGAATTCTTGTCGATTAGTGAAAATCAAGAACtctttttctaaaaagaaaatcaggGACCTAGAATTTTTcgtatattgttgtttttggtGGTGACGATTGGTACCAAGAGCCTCTCGAtgagaaacagccctcactgaggatgtCTTACAATTTTAACAGGGAATTTTAGTTCAAGGGTCAGTAAAGTATTTTCATTAAGGGAATTTTGCTGATGTGTAAGAACCCTTaggcaagtggctttcattcactacactcacacacactcacacacacactTGTATCTACTGCACTATGGCGTGGTACTATAGAATCAGTACCCACAACAACTGGCATCAATGCACACTCATTATCTCACTGAATAGATATATCTTAGTAAAAAGAATCAAGACAGATCATTCCCGGTTTGGTTTGAGGCGGGTTAGAAATACCAGTCTAGTCACAAGAAATGCACCACTGCGCTTTAGTACATATAGTTACGTAGATGAATAGTTCTGAAAGTTGAGTTGTGATGTAGTGTGGTGCATTTGTTTTTCGTtgcatgtttattttttttcaaatcagttatAGCCGCAGATATCTGTGTGTAGTGTGTGTGTAGTGTGTAGGACTCCCAGTTACATACTTAAAGAATTATTGAGAAAATCTGGCTATTACAGGTGCACGATACATAACTGTTTTCAATAGTTGGGAATATCAGTACCATCCTATAGTTAGTAATGTCTAAGATCAGTGTGAAAAGTCTTCACGGACGTCAAGCTCTTTAGACTGGACAAAACTCAAATACAGCGGAACTTCGTTACaactattttcataaaaatctgttataaccgatagttctataatATACAGTGAAACCTCGTCATAATGAACTTTAGGTGACCAGAAGAATCTGTTACCGGTAGTTATATACAGGatgaaattttaaatcttaaattttTGATGGACAAAATTCGTTATAGTTAGTTATATACAggatgaaattaatgaaattttaaatctCAAAGTTTTGATGGACAAAATTCTAAGTTCGTTATAGCAAGGTTTCACCGTATCTCGTGAGTCGGGCTCTAAAAACCAGCGAAgaattcaatctgaaaaaacttgtaatattaattcaatggCTCTCATTTCAGACTGGGCATTCACGCGGTGGTAGTCATCCGAACAGCGCGAACCCCTCACCGCACGGCGAACCTCGTGAGGAGAAAGTCAACACGCAGGACGGCGGAGCCTGGAACGGAGAACAACCGCTCGCGTTTCCGAGTATCCAGGGCCTCGGATCCGACGGCGATAATTACGAATCGCAAGACGAACCTCCGAATAAACGTTCGAAGGTTTAAACGAAATCGACGCGCGTcgtaaaaatatttacaaaaaaaaaaaatacaacaaacaacAAACCATATCAGACATAGTTTTATCGAAAACAAAACTCATGGACTCTTcgttctttttattttctgaagaAGTATTCGTGGTATTCGTAAGTCTTATCAttgtatgaaaacaaaatatggatctgtaaagaaaaatagtgAGTTATAGCCGTTATTATATAAACCTGTAGTAACCGTTTAATCAGCGCCAGTGACACGTCTGTACTATTACATACAGCTGGACTCTGTGTCATAGATCACACGGGCAAAAATAATCCATGGCAACACTTAGAATTTCTCTTAGTTATTATTACCacggtttctcattgttatcACGGTGGTTGTCTCCCTGGTAGAGGATATCTGTGTTAACTGATGCCCGGTCTATGAAATCGGGCCCAGGTAATATAACCAGCCCTAGCCCTCGgatattagatattttgtcagcttgttttcaaaatttgattgtTAAGCTGGTGAATATGTGCGATGGGTTTAGAGATGGTTCGAGGCTACCAGTATATATGATTGTCACACAATATTCAGTATTAAGTTTGATTTTCAGTCAAAACCTACCAGAGCCTTGGCACCCACAGCGTATGAATACGCAGCAATGTAGTAGTACATATAAATTGATCTGAAACTTTCAGAGTTCATTTCAAacagtattttctttttttcactaAGTATAATTGAAGTGAATATGAACAGGGCGATATCCTAACTAACACTAACAACTTACTTTCTAAAAGAATACTTCGCTTTTTAGCTGTTATTTATAACCAGTAATTATGGGAGTTGAGATGTTTATGATTTTGGtgctaatttctttttaagaGATGAAACTGTCAGACTGTCTTGTGGTATATTCGAAGTGGAATATCTTCAAAAGGTTAACGATATTTCCATGTATATCGTTCggttatctttattatcattaacaaCTGTACTTAAAACTGACCTTAAAAAAGAATTCGCGTGAATTCACAATTCGTTGCAAAGTCTTCAATCTCATTTAggaaattacaaatattgaagaGGTGGATTTTTTAAtcgaaattatgaataatgaGTTTGATAATCTTCGATATCGATGTTCTTCTATGTTATAAGGTCATCAATTAGTGAATATATTTAGTGTGTATATACGTGTATGTATATTTTATTAAAGATTGACATTTTAcccaagtatacgactactacTAGTTTAGACTCGGTTTAAGCCGGATCCAATCAACTCACACTCATTTAACTCTGAGAATAACTTGATATACCCTTGATTACtgataatttgaacattttctttcatatatcTCAACGAAATGTTTCTGAAAAGAATTCAacttgttactgatagcactaTGCAGAGGTTTATCAGCCCTGCGATCCCAAAAgttccgacttgagcggagtctattGTACAGTACTGTACTGTGTTTTTCTCGTAATTAATAGGCTATTATTAATTATAATAGATaaatgaatgttttaaaaacatcagaatctcttttcatttttcgagAAAGTGATTTTCAAAGCGCGTGTGGAAATGGGTTttgtataaaaagaaaaaaaaaacatatttgcTAGTTTTTCTTGTCTGGGGCTTTTAGATATTGTAATGTGGTCAGTGTGTAAAGGGGTTTGTGTGTACAGAACTGAAATCAATATTACTATAATCAACGCAAAACGGAAATTTGTTAAAACGCATTCAGaaattgtacatgtataataataataataattattattgattaataatgaatattaatattgtattattaTCAGAATACAATAGTACATTGtatttgaataattgtattttaGGGGGGAGGGTTAGTGTAGATCAGACCATGGTAGTAATTTCAAACATGACCACTGCGTGGCGCTTTTATCCAGACTCATCGGCAAAATCTGTCTTAATTGTCCTGGAACTTGAGTACAAGGTACTGCGGAGTCTGctgtaaattgaaatagatttatttctttattggtttGATAtgagctgctgctgctgctgctgctgctttcTGCTCCCATGGTCTTCTTAGGTTAGTTCTTGTCTATACATTGTGTGTGTAGCCAGTAACATTGTCCATTGctagatataaataaaatgataagcTTCAAGCATAACATAAACATCGTTCTTGTATCTCATTGTTTTTGTGGTTTCTGAATCCAACAACTTTCCTTAAATTTGAACAGGAAGTTTAAATGCATGTGTTCGGCACATTGGAAGATGGGACGCTACTGAAAATGGGTGGGTCTGGGTCTGGTAGTTTGAATGGAGGAATTTTTTGCTAAACTTTGGTTGGTCCAGATACTATCATTCTCTCCCCCACTCAAATTAGTTGCACTCCAGCAATTTGGACGAAGAAGGGTCTGACTTGACTTCTCATCTGGAGTGTGACTTGTATGTACAGAGCGGTCAATGTGACATCGTTTTTTTGTGTCTAGAATCGGTATCTTTGTCTTATTTTTGCTACATTTGTATTTCACTGTTTACTGCCTGAACACTAGattgatgaatttttgaatttgttatcaatcaatatgccgagaattgaattgatagtCCGTTACCGCAGCCGTATAGCCGGGCACGCTGCTGAAAGTCCTGTCACGCAGCCGTATAGCCGGCTTGACGCGCTGTACGTCATTCAACATGGCGGCCTCCATGAAGAACGGACGCAGTTCATCAATAATCGCTGTAATTTGGCTGTTT
This Tubulanus polymorphus chromosome 7, tnTubPoly1.2, whole genome shotgun sequence DNA region includes the following protein-coding sequences:
- the LOC141908039 gene encoding pre-B-cell leukemia transcription factor 1-like isoform X2; its protein translation is MDPDQSARLMHQPQTVVSMAQSLSYNMPPTSDGHGLGGPDPTESRKQEIGDILQQIMTITDQSLDEAQASYSPSSCRKHTLNCHRMKPALFQVLCEIKEKTVLSIRGTQEDEPPDPQLMRLDNMLIAEGVAGPEKGGKGGGPSVAANATASGQPDNAIEHSDYRAKLAQIRQIYHTELEKYEQACNEFTTHVVNLLREQSRTRPIAPKEIERMVSIIRKKFAAIEMQLKQSTCEAVMILRSRFLDARRKRRNFNKQATEILNEYFYSHLSNPYPSEEAKEELARKCGLTVSQVSNWFGNKRIRYKKNIGKAQEEANLYAAKTAAAAAAQQGPPDGGISGGYGMPVGSQAPMYMNLNGDNYQTGPSVGDNVQSQVNPIRSVISQTGGYGSDGLPTSAAMFDQHLQQQVTAQCMPPHGYNTTDLTGHSRGGSHPNSANPSPHGEPREEKVNTQDGGAWNGEQPLAFPSIQGLGSDGDNYESQDEPPNKRSKV
- the LOC141908039 gene encoding pre-B-cell leukemia transcription factor 1-like isoform X4, yielding MDPDQSARLMHQPQTVVSMAQSLSYNMPPTSDGHGLGGPDPTESRKQEIGDILQQIMTITDQSLDEAQARKHTLNCHRMKPALFQVLCEIKEKTVLSIRGTQEDEPPDPQLMRLDNMLIAEGVAGPEKGGKGGGPSVAANATASGQPDNAIEHSDYRAKLAQIRQIYHTELEKYEQACNEFTTHVVNLLREQSRTRPIAPKEIERMVSIIRKKFAAIEMQLKQSTCEAVMILRSRFLDARRKRRNFNKQATEILNEYFYSHLSNPYPSEEAKEELARKCGLTVSQVCNWFGNKRIRYKKNVSKGHEEPHPSFLNQAAESPASSQGGYGMPVGSQAPMYMNLNGDNYQTGPSVGDNVQSQVNPIRSVISQTGGYGSDGLPTSAAMFDQHLQQQVTAQCMPPHGYNTTDLTGHSRGGSHPNSANPSPHGEPREEKVNTQDGGAWNGEQPLAFPSIQGLGSDGDNYESQDEPPNKRSKV
- the LOC141908039 gene encoding pre-B-cell leukemia transcription factor 1-like isoform X6; its protein translation is MDPDQSARLMHQPQTVVSMAQSLSYNMPPTSDGHGLGGPDPTESRKQEIGDILQQIMTITDQSLDEAQARKHTLNCHRMKPALFQVLCEIKEKTVLSIRGTQEDEPPDPQLMRLDNMLIAEGVAGPEKGGKGGGPSVAANATASGQPDNAIEHSDYRAKLAQIRQIYHTELEKYEQACNEFTTHVVNLLREQSRTRPIAPKEIERMVSIIRKKFAAIEMQLKQSTCEAVMILRSRFLDARRKRRNFNKQATEILNEYFYSHLSNPYPSEEAKEELARKCGLTVSQVCNWFGNKRIRYKKNVSKGHEEPHPSFLNQAAESPASSQGGYGMPVGSQAPMYMNLNGDNYQTGPSVGDNVQSQTGGYGSDGLPTSAAMFDQHLQQQVTAQCMPPHGYNTTDLTGHSRGGSHPNSANPSPHGEPREEKVNTQDGGAWNGEQPLAFPSIQGLGSDGDNYESQDEPPNKRSKV
- the LOC141908039 gene encoding pre-B-cell leukemia transcription factor 1-like isoform X1 → MDPDQSARLMHQPQTVVSMAQSLSYNMPPTSDGHGLGGPDPTESRKQEIGDILQQIMTITDQSLDEAQARKHTLNCHRMKPALFQVLCEIKEKTVLSIRGTQEDEPPDPQLMRLDNMLIAEGVAGPEKGGKGGGPSVAANATASGQPDNAIEHSDYRAKLAQIRQIYHTELEKYEQACNEFTTHVVNLLREQSRTRPIAPKEIERMVSIIRKKFAAIEMQLKQSTCEAVMILRSRFLDARRKRRNFNKQATEILNEYFYSHLSNPYPSEEAKEELARKCGLTVSQVSNWFGNKRIRYKKTLSKSGGGGGDDVNLFAEQTVVETSSGHSVPPSVPHSVPPTGGYGMPVGSQAPMYMNLNGDNYQTGPSVGDNVQSQVNPIRSVISQTGGYGSDGLPTSAAMFDQHLQQQVTAQCMPPHGYNTTDLTGHSRGGSHPNSANPSPHGEPREEKVNTQDGGAWNGEQPLAFPSIQGLGSDGDNYESQDEPPNKRSKV